In the genome of Rhinolophus ferrumequinum isolate MPI-CBG mRhiFer1 chromosome 24, mRhiFer1_v1.p, whole genome shotgun sequence, one region contains:
- the FLT4 gene encoding vascular endothelial growth factor receptor 3 isoform X1, producing MTPPTLNITEETHVIDSRDSLSISCRGQHPLEWAWPGAQEAPATGAKDSEDTGFVQDCEGTDARPYCKVVLLREAHANDTGSYRCHYKYIKARVEGMTAASTYVFVRDLEQPFINKPGTLLVNRKDSMWVPCLVSMPGLNVTLRSQSSVLQPDGQEVVWDDRRGMLVPTPLLRDALYLQCEASWGGQTFLSNPFVVHITGNELYDIQLFPKKSLELLVGEKLVLNCTVWAEFNSGVTFDWDYPGKQAERGKWVPERRSQQTHTELSSILTIHNVSQHDLGPYVCEANNGIHRFRDSTEVIVHEKPFISVEWLKDPVLEATAGDELVKLPVKLSAYPPPEFQWYKDRKAVSGRHSPHALVLKEVTEASAGIYTLALWNSAAGLRRNISLELVVNVPPHIHEKEASSPSIYSHHSRQALTCTAYGVPPPLSVQWHWRPWTPCKTFAQRSTSRRQQRDRMPQCQDWREVTIQDAVNPIESLETWTEFVEGKNKTVSKLVIQDANVSAMYKCVVFNKVGQDERLIYFYVTTIPDGFSIEWEPSEEPLEGQAVRLSCRADNYTYEHLRWYRLNLSTLHDAHGNPLLLDCKNVHLFATPLAANLEEAAPGTRHTTLSLTIPHVAPEHEGDYVCEVQDRRSHDKHCHKKYLSVQALEAPRLTQNLTDLLVNVSDSLEMRCPVAGTHVPSIVWYKDERLLEEESGIDLADSNQKLSIQRVREEDAGHYLCSVCNAKGCVNSSASVAVEGSQDKGSMEIIILVGTGVIAVFFWLLLLLIFCNMRRPAHADIKTGYLSIIMDPGEVPLEEQCEYLSYDASQWEFPRERLHLGRVLGHGAFGKVVEASAFGINKGSSCDTVAVKMLKEGATASEHRALMSELKILIHIGNHLNVVNLLGACTKPNGPLMVIVEFCKYGNLSNFLRAKREAFSPYAEKSPEQRRRFRAMVEGAKADRRRPGSSDRALFTRLLMGKGGAGRAPRVQEAEDLWLSPLTMEDLVCYSFQVARGMEFLASRKCIHRDLAARNILLSESDVVKICDFGLARDIYKDPDYVRKGSARLPLKWMAPESIFDKVYTTQSDVWSFGVLLWEIFSLGASPYPGVQINEEFCQRLKEGTRMRAPELATPAIRRLMLSCWSGDPKERPAFSELVDILGDLLQGRGQQGEEEDCLAPCSSSLEEGSFLQASTVALHVPEVDAPEESSARNLHSLAARYYNCVSFPGYLARETQGSSRMKTFEEFPMTATTYKASGDNQTDSGMVLASEEFERLESKHRQEGGLSSCKGPSWNVDVTRVHADPQGRQRRPDRGARGGQVFYNSEYGELAGPRGEDDCTPSARAPFFEDNSY from the exons ATGACCCCACCGACCCTGAATATCACGGAGGAGACACACGTCATTGACTCTAGAGACAGCCTGTCTATCTCCTGCAG GGGGCAGCACCCCCTCGAgtgggcctggcctggggctcAGGAGGCACCAGCCACAGGGGCAAAGGACAGTGAGGACACGGGGTTTGTGCAAGACTGCGAGGGCACAGACGCCAGGCCCTACTGCAAGGTGGTGCTGCTGCGTGAGGCCCATGCCAATGACACGGGCAGCTACCGCTGCCACTACAAGTACATCAAGGCCCGCGTCGAGGGCATGACCGCCGCCAGCACCTACGTGTTCGTGAGAG ACTTGGAGCAGCCGTTCATCAACAAGCCGGGCACACTCCTGGTCAACAGGAAGGACTCCATGTGGGTGCCCTGCCTGGTGTCCATGCCCGGCCTCAACGTCACGCTGCGCTCG CAAAGCTCGGTGCTGCAGCCTGACGGCCAGGAGGTGGTGTGGGATGACCGCCGAGGCATGCTTGTGCCCACCCCACTGCTGCGCGACGCCCTGTACCTGCAGTGCGAGGCCAGCTGGGGCGGCCAGACCTTCCTATCCAACCCTTTCGTCGTGCACATCACAG GCAACGAGCTCTATGACATCCAGCTGTTCCCCAAGAAGTCGCTGGAGCTTCTGGTTGGGGAGAAGCTGGTCCTGAACTGCACCGTGTGGGCCGAGTTCAACTCTGGTGTCACCTTCGACTGGGACTATCCAGGGAAGCAG GCGGAGCGGGGGAAGTGGGTGCCGGAGCGGCGCTCCCAGCAGACGCACACAGAGCTCTCCAGCATCCTGACTATCCACAACGTCAGCCAGCACGACCTGGGCCCCTACGTGTGCGAGGCCAACAACGGCATCCATCGCTTCCGAGACAGCACCGAGGTCATTGTGCACG AAAAGCCCTTCATCAGCGTCGAGTGGCTCAAGGATCCTGTCTTGGAGGCCACGGCAGGAGACGAGCTGGTGAAGCTGCCCGTGAAGCTGTCAGCGTACCCTCCGCCAGAGTTCCAATG GTACAAGGACAGAAAGGCTGTGTCGGGGCGCCACAGTCCACATGCCCTGGTCCTCAAGGAGGTGACAGAGGCCAGTGCAGGCATCTACACCCTCGCCCTGTGGAACTCCGCAGCCGGTCTGAGACGCAACATCAGCCTGGAGCTGGTGGTGAACG TGCCCCCACACATCCACGAGAAGGAGGCCTCCTCCCCCAGCATCTACTCCCACCACAGTCGCCAGGCCCTCACCTGTACTGCCTACGGGGTGCCCCCTCCTCTCAGCGTCCAGTGGCACTGGCGGCCGTGGACGCCCTGCAAGACCTTCGCCCAGCGCAGCAC CAGCCGGCGGCAACAGCGAGACCGCATGCCACAGTGCCAGGACTGGAGGGAGGTGACCATTCAGGATGCCGTGAACCCCATTGAGAGCCTGGAGACCTGGACAGAGTTTGTGGAAGGGAAGAATAAG acGGTGAGCAAGCTGGTGATCCAGGATGCCAATGTATCTGCCATGTACAAGTGCGTGGTCTTCAACAAGGTGGGCCAGGACGAGAGGCTCATCTACTTCTACGTGACCA ccatcCCTGATGGCTTCAGCATTGAATGGGAGCCATCAGAGGAGCCCCTAGAGGGCCAGGCCGTGCGCCTGAGCTGCCGGGCCGACAACTACACTTATGAGCACCTGCGTTGGTACCGCCTCAACCTGTCCACGTTGCACGATGCCCACGGGAACCCACTGCTGCTCGACTGCAAGAACGTGCACCTATTTGCCACGCCCCTGGCCGCCAACCTGGAGGAGGCAGCACCGGGTACACGCCACACCACGCTCAGCCTGACCATCCCCCACGTGGCACCCGAGCATGAAGGAGACTACGTGTGTGAGGTGCAAGACCGTCGCAGCCATGACAAGCACTGCCACAAGAAGTACCTGTCAGTGCAGG ccctggaaGCCCCGCGGCTCACGCAAAACTTGACTGACCTCCTGGTGAACGTGAGCGACTCCCTGGAGATGCGGTGCCCAGTGGCCGGGACGCACGTGCCCAGCATCGTGTGGTACAAAGACGAGAGGCTGCTGGAGGAAGAGTCCG GAATCGACCTGGCAGACTCGAACCAGAAGCTGAGCATTCAGCGTGTGCGCGAGGAGGACGCGGGCCACTACCTGTGCAGTGTGTGCAACGCCAAGGGCTGCGTCAACTCTTCTGCCAGCGTGGCTGTAGAAG GCTCCCAGGATAAAGGCAGCATGGAGATCATAATCCTCGTGGGCACCGGGGTCATCGCGGTCTTCTTCTGGTTGCTGCTCCTCCTTATCTTCTGTAACATGAGGAGG ccagcCCACGCAGACATCAAGACCGGCTACCTGTCCATTATCATGGACCCCGGGGAGGTGCCTCTGGAGGAGCAGTGTGAATACCTGTCCTATGATGCCAGCCAGTGGGAGTTCCCCCGGGAGCGGCTGCACCTCG ggAGAGTCCTGGGCCATGGGGCCTTCGGGAAGGTGGTGGAAGCCTCTGCTTTCGGAATCAACAAGGGCAGCAGCTGTGACACCGTGGCCGTGAAAATGCTGAAAG AGGGCGCCACAGCGAGCGAGCACCGCGCTCTGATGTCGGAGCTCAAGATCCTAATCCACATCGGTAACCACCTCAACGTGGTCAACCTTCTGGGGGCGTGCACCAAGCCTAACG GACCCCTCATGGTGATCGTGGAGTTCTGCAAGTACGGCAACCTCTCCAATTTCTTGCGCGCCAAGCGTGAGGCCTTCAGCCCCTACGCG GAGAAATCCCCTGAACAACGAAGGCGCTTCCGCGCCATGGTGGAGGGCGCCAAGGCCGACAGGAGGAGGCCTGGGAGCAGCGACAGGGCCCTCTTCACACGGCTGCTGATGGGgaagggcggggcggggcgggcccCTCGGGTCCAAGAAG CTGAGGACCTGTGGCTGAGCCCGCTGACCATGGAAGACTTGGTCTGCTACAGCTTCCAGGTGGCCCGAGGGATGGAGTTCCTGGCCTCCCGCAAG TGCATCCACAGAGACCTGGCTGCTCGGAACATTTTGCTCTCTGAAAGCGACGTGGTGAAGATCTGTGACTTCGGCCTGGCCCGGGACATCTATAAGGACCCCGACTACGTGCGCAAAGGCAGC GCCCGGCTGCCCCTGAAGTGGATGGCGCCTGAGAGCATCTTTGACAAGGTGTACACCACGCAGAGCGATGTGTGGTCCTTTGGGGTGCTGCTCTGGGAGATCTTCTCCCTGG GGGCCTCCCCGTACCCTGGAGTGCAGATCAATGAGGAGTTCTGCCAGCGGCTGAAAGAGGGCACCCGGATGAGGGCCCCAGAGCTGGCCACTCCCGCCAT ACGCCGCCTCATGCTGAGCTGCTGGTCCGGAGACCCCAAGGAGAGGCCTGCATTCTCAGAGCTCGTGGACATCCTGGGCGACCTGCTCCAGGGCAGGGGCCAGCAG ggggaggaggaggactgCTTGGCGCCCTGCAGCTCAAGCTTGGAGGAGGGCAGCTTCCTGCAGGCGTCCACCGTGGCCCTCCACGTCCCCGAGGTCGATGCCCCCGAGGAGAGCAGCGCACGGAACCTGCACAGCCTAGCCGCCAG ATACTACAATTGTGTGTCCTTTCCTGGGTATCTGGCCAGAGAGACCCAGGGTTCCTCCAGGATGAAAACATTCGAAGAATTTCCCATGACTGCAACGACCTACAAGGCCTCTGGG GATAACCAGACAGACAGTGGAATGGTGCTGGCCTCCGAGGAGTTTGAGCGGCTAGAGAGCAAGCACAGACAAGAAGGCGGGCTCAG CAGCTGTAAAGGACCCAGCTGGAATGTGGACGTGACCAGGGTGCATGCTGACCCCCAGGGGCGGCAGCGACGGCCTGACCGGGGCGCCCGGGGAGGCCAGGTGTTCTACAACAGCGAGTATGGGGAACTGGCCGGACCACGTGGGGAGGACGACTGCACCCCCTCGGCCCGAGCGCCCTTCTTTGAAGACAACAGCTACTAG